AAGAGCAATAAAGACGTTTTTTCCTTGAAAAAACGTAAGTTTAGTACTCTTTTTTGCGTGTAAGCTCGGTCATAATCTGCTCATATGTCGGTTTTCCGGTAAATACCGCTGTGCCAATATTCATTTTTTTCGATATTGGCCTTGCTTTATTAATAAAACCGTCAGTATCGTCAATAACACCAAGCTTCACTAGCTCTTTCGCAACTTCTGTTAACGTCATCATATGACGAACATATAAGGTCACAGCTTCAGAGGCTTCTAGGTCCGAAGTATTCGCAGCTGGCAATTCGCTGCCTTCCTTATTCTGCTCAGCAGGCTTCGACTCTTCCTTCACAGCTTCATCTTTTATAGTACTCTGATTTGCAAGAGCGGTGGCAACTGCTTCGTCAATTTTCGTTTCCAGCTGCTTCTGTGTGTAAGTAACCTCATTAGCTGGCACAATAACATAGCCTGATTTTTGTGCTTCTTTACTCAATTGCTCCTGAGTTAAGGTTTCATCAGTTAGCTTTCCCGATTGCTCTTGGGCGAATAAGATGAATTGTAGCATCGATGCTCCCAAAACCAATCCCATTCCTAGTCCCATCAATAAGCTCCGATATTTACGCATGCTGCTGTTCCTCCCGACGAACAAGCTGCACGATTAGTTGCACCTCTCCTTTGTTCATGCCCATTGCTTTAGCTATTTTATCGATTGAACTACCTTTATCGTGCATTTCAAGTAATTCCCTATACCTACCGCGAATTGTAGTAGGCGGGGACATGATTTCCTCAGTAGCGGTCATTTCCTCAGCTGTAGCGGAAGGATAAGCATCAGAGTTACTCATCTTATGTTCTATATCATTTGGTGCCACGAATAACTCATTAAAGGGAGACGTCGAGTGTTTTTCCGTAGTAGAAGGATTTGAATCGGGTACTATAGCTGGGTTTGAAGGCCCCGACCAATTTTTCATTTGCTGCTCCATATCGATGATACGTCGCCCTAGCTTTTCTACAGTATCATCTTGTTCCTTCTTGAACTTAGCAACCGCATCAAGCAGCTCTCGATTCTCATCCTCAAGATCTTCAAGCAATTGATTGTAGGCTGCTTCGCTTGAGAAATCTGATTGTTGCTCTTTCTCTTTATTGCTTGTCTTGGGCATCAAAAATGCATAACCTGTAATGGCTATGCCTATCAGCACAATGGTAATCCACGGAGAATTCACTTTGACACCCCTTTCTAACCAGAAAAATCAGCCCATGAAGTCGATATGCTTTCCTTTATAAGGGTGGTCAGTCCCTTTACTTTCCTCAGAGGATTCTTCATCCCCTTCTTGCTTCTTTGATGAGGAATGTTTATTGCGATTACGAGGCTGCCGCTCAGAAATTGTTCCATTCGACGTCGATTCCGTCTTCGCGCTTCGTTTGGCCTGCTCCTCTGCCGTTTTTACCGCTTGCTGGCCTAACAAAGTTTGCTCAGTCGCTGAACGCTGCTGCTGTTGGTGTTGAAGTGGCGTCATTTCCATAGAGCGGGGCATAGAAACCTGTAAATCGATCGGCCTATAGCTCATCGCAAGTTCACCTCGCACATATTTAATAGGAAGATCTTGATCCTTTTAACGTTTAATAATAGGGGACCATCACAATATCTCCATCCGAAAACCGAAAGGAAACTCTTTGACAAGCATCCTTAACAAAACGGGTATATCTCCCTATAACAATTTTAGTGCCTCCCCAAAGGGTATGAACAGCATCCACTCTTGCTGTCGTGGCATCTTCTAGCGTCTTCTCAATCTCTAGCACACGTTCCTTCGCTATGACAAGCTCTTCAAGAGTCTGACGCTTTGTTGCTGATAGCTTCACTCTCAAAGCAAGCTTATCTGGGGGCAGCTGCCCCAGAGATGCCATGTGATCTAGCATAGTGAGCGCTTTCTCAGATTTATCCACATTATCCGTTAACTGCCTCATAGTTACTTTCAGCTCGTTTAATTCCTGACGCATCTCCGGACGCACGCCGACCTCAATCACCGTTGCCGTAGACATTGAGTTGCCAATCATTCTAGCGGTAACACGATCTCCAGCTTGAATGTTTCCTCCAACAATAAGACCCTTAGATCCAACACATTTAACCGATTTTCCCGCACGAACATTGGAATGCATAATACTTTGCGAGACAAGAATATCCTCGCCCGCTATTGCATTCCCTTCCTGAATAAAGGAACAGCGGATGTTACGTCCAGCCTTGACATGCCCTTTATTACTGCCAATGATACCGCCTGAAATTTCGATAGATCCTTCAGACTCTACCTCCGCCCCTTCGATACCCCCGGTTACCCGAATATCTCCTGAAGCTTTAACTCTAAATCCGGTTAGAATATTACCTCTAATAACAACGGTTCCTACAAAATCAATATTACCAACACTGTAGTCGACATCTCCGTTTACCTCGAACACCGGAAATACATTCAGCTTATCTTTGTCGGTCTTGGTCACAAGTCCGTCAATGGCGGAATACATCGCTATTTTTTCAGCATTAACGACAACGTTTTTCCCGATCTTAAATTGGGCGTCGCGGCCCTCCTTAGGCGGAATATCATCACCTGTGACAGCCTTACCTGGAATACCATGAATGGCTTCGACTCTCTCAGCTATTAATTGTCCTGCTCTTACGTTAGCCAGCTGCGTAACTTCTTTATAGTCTACGCTGCCATCCTCTCTCTCCGTTGGACGGTGCCCTTCACCTTTGGATTCCCCGAAAAGAACATTAACGTAGCCATCCTTACCTGGCTGTGGCGGGACTCCGATAGCAACGATATTTTGTGAAAAGTAGTAATCCTGAGGCTTTTGAGAAATTAAATAAAGAGTATCCGTCTGAATCCCAAATTTAACCCCTTGTGACAATAGGTGTTGCTCCAATTGCCGAGAGGTTAGCTTTAAGTCACCTTCCACTCGCTTAAAAGTTAAATAAGCTTGCATTCTATCTTCAGAAATAGTGATCTGGAGACATTCCGCCAATGGAAAGCTTTCATTGCTAGACATGAATTGCGCCCCCTTATTGTGTCCGTTTATCCGTTATGAAGCAGTTGCTCCTTCTGCTTGGCAAGCGCTCCTCTGAGCCTAAGAATAGCTTTAGAGTGAAGCTGTGATATGCGTGAAGGTGATAAGCACATAACTTCGGCTATTTCACTTAAGGAGAGATCTTCATAATAGAACAAAGAAACTACCGTGCGTTCCTTCTCAGTCAATTTCTGAATGCCATATAACAAGGAGTCCTTCAGATAAGTCTCATGGACCTTTGACTCGGGATTTACAGCCTTTTCATCTATAAGAAGAGATAGTCTCGTTTCCGACTCTTCCTCACGAATGGGATCCTCAAGAGAAAAAACCGCAGCAACTGCAACCTCTTGCAGCATTTGTTGAAACTCTTTGTCGCTAATATTCAAATAGGCGCATATTTCGTCATCCGAAGCCGATCGTAAATTCATCTGCTCCAGCACTGCATAAGCGTCCTCCATTTTTTTCGCTTTATCACGTACAGAACGAGGAACCCAATCACCTTGGCGAAGGCCATCTATAATAGAACCACGGATTCTCCACGAGGCATAAGTTTCGAATTGAAGCCCTCGACGATGATCAAACTTCGCAATCGCATCGATTAAGCCCATGGCGCCATTACTCGCCAGGTCATCCTTTGTTACATTTTTGGGCAAGCCAACAGCCATTCGACTGGATACATAATCCACGAGTGGCA
This portion of the Cohnella abietis genome encodes:
- a CDS encoding FliA/WhiG family RNA polymerase sigma factor codes for the protein MVDQTRSRLSHQDLWQRCKEDDDPDARKLLIEHYLPLVDYVSSRMAVGLPKNVTKDDLASNGAMGLIDAIAKFDHRRGLQFETYASWRIRGSIIDGLRQGDWVPRSVRDKAKKMEDAYAVLEQMNLRSASDDEICAYLNISDKEFQQMLQEVAVAAVFSLEDPIREEESETRLSLLIDEKAVNPESKVHETYLKDSLLYGIQKLTEKERTVVSLFYYEDLSLSEIAEVMCLSPSRISQLHSKAILRLRGALAKQKEQLLHNG
- a CDS encoding DUF342 domain-containing protein; this encodes MSSNESFPLAECLQITISEDRMQAYLTFKRVEGDLKLTSRQLEQHLLSQGVKFGIQTDTLYLISQKPQDYYFSQNIVAIGVPPQPGKDGYVNVLFGESKGEGHRPTEREDGSVDYKEVTQLANVRAGQLIAERVEAIHGIPGKAVTGDDIPPKEGRDAQFKIGKNVVVNAEKIAMYSAIDGLVTKTDKDKLNVFPVFEVNGDVDYSVGNIDFVGTVVIRGNILTGFRVKASGDIRVTGGIEGAEVESEGSIEISGGIIGSNKGHVKAGRNIRCSFIQEGNAIAGEDILVSQSIMHSNVRAGKSVKCVGSKGLIVGGNIQAGDRVTARMIGNSMSTATVIEVGVRPEMRQELNELKVTMRQLTDNVDKSEKALTMLDHMASLGQLPPDKLALRVKLSATKRQTLEELVIAKERVLEIEKTLEDATTARVDAVHTLWGGTKIVIGRYTRFVKDACQRVSFRFSDGDIVMVPYY